One Bradyrhizobium quebecense DNA window includes the following coding sequences:
- a CDS encoding recombinase family protein, with product MLISSTVADERLTTAHRAKLAYVYVRQSSVNQVRQHQESTELQYRLVDRAIGLGWPPERVQVIDEDLGKSGAGGVDRHGFQKLIAEIGLGNAGLVVSLDASRLARNNRDWHQLLELCSVFGVLIADGERLYDPRAYHDRLLLGLSGIMSEAELHQLRMRLHQGERQKAARGELRLPLPAGLAYDRAGTIVLNPDEEVRARLHLVFAKFRELQSARRVMRYLDRNGLSLPVRPLLGPSPHEIVWRAPDSTRVLNILQNPAYAGAYVYGRRQKDPSRCRRGSLTGTVKVAIADWAVCLHAAHPGYISWEEFMANQGRLADNVCRYEAGHSGVPRKGAALLQGIAVCGRCGRRMSMRYTGPNADYPVYCCRSDRDQQGSAMCQEVRALAVDALVERIVLDALVPDQIEIALAAAGQLEQESRQLERQWALRVERARYEAERARRQYDAVEPENRLVARSLERAWEERLRVAEAVEQEHARWRGQEPLLIGPAECAGLQALGENLPRIWNAATTSAADRKRILRFVIREVVLDQKRTRGQVWLKIVWQTGATSEHHVQRRVQTYRDYIDIDRLRQRIVELNAEHKMDAEIAAILNQEGFVAARGCAFKGENVWLLRTRWGIPTVKINGVDKNPMRWPDGSFSIQGAAAELGVTPQTVFDYLARELLAGRQLAKGQPWQIELSDDQIRQLRNRVRRTKRSKKEAS from the coding sequence GTGCTGATCAGCTCGACCGTCGCTGACGAGCGGCTCACGACGGCTCACCGAGCCAAGTTGGCCTATGTCTACGTGCGGCAGTCATCCGTGAACCAGGTGCGCCAGCATCAGGAGAGCACCGAGCTGCAGTACCGCCTTGTCGATCGCGCCATCGGTCTGGGCTGGCCGCCCGAGCGCGTCCAGGTGATTGACGAGGATCTGGGCAAATCCGGTGCTGGCGGCGTGGACCGTCATGGTTTCCAGAAGCTCATTGCCGAGATCGGCCTTGGCAACGCCGGTCTCGTGGTGAGTCTCGACGCTTCGCGCTTGGCCCGCAATAACCGGGACTGGCATCAGCTTCTCGAACTGTGCTCGGTATTTGGCGTGCTGATTGCGGATGGCGAGCGGCTTTACGATCCGCGCGCCTATCACGACCGCCTGCTGTTGGGCCTGTCCGGCATCATGAGCGAGGCGGAGCTGCATCAGCTTCGGATGCGCCTTCACCAAGGGGAACGGCAGAAGGCGGCGCGGGGCGAACTGCGGCTGCCGCTGCCGGCCGGGCTCGCCTACGATCGAGCGGGCACAATTGTTCTCAATCCGGATGAGGAGGTGCGCGCCCGTCTTCATCTCGTGTTTGCTAAATTCCGGGAACTGCAAAGTGCGCGCCGTGTGATGCGCTACTTGGACAGGAATGGATTGTCCTTGCCGGTTCGGCCGCTGCTTGGACCTTCTCCACACGAGATCGTCTGGCGTGCGCCAGATAGCACACGCGTCCTTAATATCCTTCAGAATCCGGCCTATGCTGGGGCGTATGTTTATGGCCGCCGGCAAAAGGACCCGAGCCGATGCCGGCGGGGATCGCTGACGGGAACGGTCAAGGTAGCGATCGCGGATTGGGCGGTTTGCCTCCACGCCGCTCACCCAGGCTATATCAGCTGGGAGGAGTTCATGGCCAACCAGGGGCGATTGGCAGATAACGTCTGCCGCTATGAGGCAGGTCACTCTGGCGTACCGCGCAAGGGGGCAGCCCTGTTACAAGGAATTGCGGTCTGCGGTCGTTGTGGACGGCGCATGAGCATGCGCTACACGGGCCCGAATGCCGACTATCCGGTCTATTGCTGCCGCTCGGATCGGGACCAGCAAGGCAGTGCAATGTGCCAGGAAGTCCGGGCCTTGGCGGTTGACGCGCTGGTCGAGCGGATAGTCCTCGACGCCCTGGTGCCGGATCAGATTGAGATCGCACTCGCAGCCGCGGGCCAACTGGAGCAGGAGAGCCGTCAGCTCGAGCGCCAGTGGGCGCTTCGCGTGGAGCGCGCCCGCTACGAGGCCGAGCGCGCTCGGCGCCAGTATGACGCCGTAGAGCCCGAGAACCGTCTTGTGGCGCGCTCACTTGAGCGGGCTTGGGAAGAGAGGCTGCGTGTCGCAGAGGCGGTCGAGCAGGAGCATGCGCGTTGGCGCGGGCAAGAGCCGCTTCTGATTGGCCCGGCGGAATGCGCAGGGCTACAAGCGCTCGGCGAGAACCTGCCGCGGATTTGGAACGCGGCCACCACGTCGGCAGCCGATCGCAAGCGCATTCTGCGATTTGTGATCCGCGAAGTCGTTCTTGATCAGAAGCGGACCCGAGGTCAGGTGTGGCTCAAGATCGTCTGGCAGACCGGTGCAACCAGCGAGCATCACGTGCAACGGCGCGTTCAGACATACCGTGATTACATCGACATTGATCGGTTGCGGCAACGGATCGTCGAGTTGAATGCTGAACACAAAATGGATGCCGAGATCGCGGCAATACTCAATCAGGAAGGCTTCGTCGCGGCTCGAGGCTGCGCCTTCAAAGGCGAGAATGTCTGGCTGTTGCGTACCCGCTGGGGCATTCCCACCGTCAAAATCAACGGCGTGGACAAGAATCCGATGCGCTGGCCCGATGGAAGCTTCTCAATTCAGGGCGCAGCGGCTGAGCTTGGAGTGACCCCGCAGACGGTGTTCGATTATCTCGCGCGGGAATTGCTGGCAGGTCGTCAGTTAGCCAAAGGCCAGCCATGGCAGATCGAGCTCTCAGACGACCAAATCCGTCAGCTTCGCAATCGGGTACGACGCACCAAGCGTTCGAAGAAGGAGGCATCATGA
- a CDS encoding type II toxin-antitoxin system VapC family toxin — MIIDTSAMVAILYREPEAEAFARLIHDADACRISVANHVGLSMVIENQLGPEGMRQAEAFFRRAGITVEPVTVEHGELARQAFLDFGKGRHRAGLNYDDYFSYALAKATGEPLLFKGNDFSLTDIAAA; from the coding sequence ATGATCATCGACACCTCGGCCATGGTGGCGATCCTCTACCGCGAACCTGAAGCGGAAGCCTTCGCCCGTCTCATTCACGATGCCGACGCCTGCCGCATCAGCGTGGCGAACCATGTCGGGCTGTCGATGGTGATCGAGAACCAGCTCGGCCCGGAAGGAATGCGGCAGGCCGAGGCCTTCTTCCGCCGAGCCGGCATCACGGTCGAGCCGGTGACGGTCGAGCACGGCGAACTTGCCCGACAGGCCTTCCTCGATTTCGGGAAAGGGCGGCACAGAGCCGGCCTGAACTATGACGATTACTTTTCCTACGCTCTGGCGAAGGCCACCGGCGAGCCGCTCTTGTTCAAGGGCAATGATTTCAGCCTGACAGACATCGCGGCAGCATAG
- the traF gene encoding conjugative transfer signal peptidase TraF: protein MAAGGVAMIAIAGIAWLGGLRLNLTPSEPLGLWRIVPIDRQVVAGDLVFVCPPPGPVSVFGLERGYFRRGPCSGGAAPLIKTVGALSGARIDIGAVVMIDGVLLPRLRLSPVDGQGRPLPPWAGGVVPPGNFFLHSTFAGSYDSRYFGPVPEAGLLGLARPVLTFDP, encoded by the coding sequence ATGGCGGCCGGCGGCGTGGCGATGATTGCGATCGCCGGCATCGCCTGGCTCGGCGGCTTGCGCCTCAACCTGACGCCAAGCGAGCCGCTCGGGCTGTGGCGGATCGTGCCGATCGATCGGCAAGTCGTCGCCGGCGATCTCGTGTTCGTCTGTCCGCCGCCTGGGCCGGTTTCCGTCTTCGGCCTCGAGCGCGGATACTTTCGGCGGGGGCCATGCTCCGGCGGCGCCGCGCCGCTCATCAAGACTGTCGGTGCGCTCTCGGGTGCGCGCATCGACATCGGCGCCGTGGTCATGATCGACGGCGTGCTTCTGCCCCGATTGCGCCTCAGCCCCGTCGACGGTCAGGGACGACCGCTTCCGCCTTGGGCGGGGGGCGTCGTTCCGCCCGGCAATTTCTTCCTTCACTCCACTTTCGCAGGTTCCTATGACTCGAGGTATTTTGGGCCGGTTCCGGAGGCCGGTCTCCTCGGCCTGGCGCGGCCGGTCCTCACTTTCGATCCCTGA
- a CDS encoding TraH family protein — protein MAVDADLIQKCADPTLKPAIVEKFLHAAGAPDPLAVMVRSGDRIILLPPVKTPEEALELARSHIGRAVVRVGITQYPAGLGVKDPSEMSPDLFDACKNIRAGTALFGKVWRIVWKWYGNPTDDSVMSQMFDDAVEAWTRGQFEGTAVFTAPDPGGPKPPEPKREEASQPAAAAPSPSPQEPAPGDPHKSGIRIDLSGIGGRAP, from the coding sequence ATGGCCGTTGATGCCGATCTCATCCAGAAATGTGCCGATCCCACCCTAAAACCCGCCATCGTCGAGAAATTCTTGCATGCCGCGGGAGCGCCCGATCCGCTTGCCGTGATGGTGCGCAGCGGCGATCGCATCATCCTGCTGCCGCCGGTCAAAACCCCGGAGGAGGCGCTCGAACTCGCCCGCAGCCATATCGGTCGAGCCGTCGTGCGCGTCGGCATCACGCAGTATCCGGCCGGTCTCGGCGTGAAGGATCCGTCGGAGATGTCGCCGGATCTGTTCGACGCTTGCAAGAACATCCGCGCTGGCACGGCCCTCTTCGGCAAGGTCTGGCGGATCGTCTGGAAATGGTATGGCAATCCGACCGACGATAGCGTCATGTCACAGATGTTCGACGACGCGGTCGAGGCCTGGACGCGCGGGCAATTTGAGGGGACGGCGGTGTTTACCGCTCCCGATCCTGGCGGACCGAAGCCGCCGGAGCCGAAGCGGGAGGAGGCGTCTCAGCCGGCTGCGGCGGCACCATCACCGTCACCGCAGGAGCCGGCGCCCGGCGATCCCCACAAATCGGGCATCCGTATTGATCTGTCTGGCATCGGCGGGCGCGCTCCGTGA
- the istA gene encoding IS21 family transposase, whose translation MLVVETIGKIRRAYFVDGRPIKAICRELGVSRKVVRKVIRSQATEFRYERETQPLPKMGAWSAELDRLLAGNESKAARERLTLIRLFEELRGLGYAGGYDAVRRYARRWTKERGTSTASAYVPLSFAPGEAYQFDWSHEVVLLSGTTVMVKAAHVRLCHSRMLFVRAYPRETQEMVFDAHDRAFALFKGTCTRGIYDNMKTAVETIFVGKGRLYNRRFLQMCSHYLVDPVACTPASGWEKGQVENQVGLVRERFFTPRLRFKNLDELNAWLLDKCIAYAKAHRHPELVDQTIWDVFEAERPKLVPYAGRFDGFHAVTASVSKTCLVRFDNNKYSVAASAVGRPVEVQAYADRIVIRQDGRIVAEHPRSFGRGDTVYDPWHYVPVLARKPGALRNGAPFKDWVLPAAIERIRRKLASTDDGNRQMVDILTAVLTDGLSAVEAACAEALSHSVHSADVVLNILARQREPAPPANIMTPAALTLRHAPIADCARYDNLRRTI comes from the coding sequence ATGCTGGTGGTGGAGACGATTGGTAAGATCCGTCGCGCCTACTTTGTTGATGGTCGTCCGATCAAGGCGATCTGCCGAGAACTTGGCGTATCGCGGAAGGTGGTTCGCAAGGTCATTCGTTCTCAAGCGACGGAGTTCCGGTACGAGCGCGAGACGCAGCCGCTCCCGAAGATGGGTGCCTGGAGTGCCGAGCTTGATCGGTTGCTGGCAGGGAATGAGAGCAAGGCGGCGCGGGAACGGCTGACGCTGATCCGGCTATTCGAGGAACTCCGCGGCCTGGGTTATGCCGGCGGCTATGATGCGGTTCGTCGATACGCCCGACGGTGGACCAAGGAACGCGGCACCTCGACAGCGTCGGCTTATGTGCCGCTGAGCTTTGCACCAGGCGAAGCCTACCAGTTCGACTGGAGCCACGAGGTGGTCCTGCTGAGCGGCACCACGGTGATGGTGAAGGCTGCTCATGTTCGGCTCTGTCACAGTCGCATGCTGTTCGTGCGGGCCTATCCGCGGGAGACGCAGGAGATGGTGTTCGACGCCCACGACCGGGCATTCGCCCTGTTCAAAGGCACCTGCACCCGCGGCATCTACGACAACATGAAGACCGCGGTGGAGACGATCTTTGTCGGTAAAGGCCGTCTCTACAATCGCCGCTTCCTGCAGATGTGCAGCCACTATCTGGTCGATCCGGTCGCCTGTACGCCAGCGTCGGGCTGGGAGAAGGGGCAGGTCGAGAACCAGGTCGGGCTGGTCCGGGAGCGCTTCTTCACGCCGCGGCTGCGGTTCAAAAACCTCGACGAGTTAAACGCCTGGCTGCTCGACAAGTGCATCGCCTACGCCAAGGCTCATCGCCATCCGGAGCTGGTCGATCAGACGATCTGGGACGTGTTCGAAGCCGAACGCCCCAAACTCGTTCCCTATGCCGGCCGCTTCGACGGCTTCCATGCGGTGACAGCATCGGTCTCGAAGACCTGCCTGGTGCGCTTCGACAACAACAAGTACTCGGTCGCAGCCAGTGCAGTCGGACGACCGGTCGAGGTTCAAGCCTATGCCGATCGCATCGTGATCCGTCAGGATGGACGTATCGTTGCCGAGCACCCGCGATCCTTTGGCCGCGGCGATACCGTCTACGACCCCTGGCATTATGTGCCGGTGCTCGCCCGCAAACCCGGCGCCTTGCGCAACGGTGCTCCCTTCAAAGACTGGGTGCTGCCGGCCGCGATCGAGCGGATCCGGCGCAAGCTGGCCAGCACCGACGATGGCAATCGGCAGATGGTCGACATCCTCACCGCGGTGCTGACTGACGGTCTGTCCGCGGTGGAAGCGGCTTGTGCCGAAGCGCTCAGTCACAGCGTCCATTCCGCCGATGTCGTTCTCAATATCCTGGCCCGTCAACGTGAACCCGCCCCACCGGCCAACATCATGACGCCGGCCGCACTGACGCTCCGTCATGCACCGATCGCCGATTGTGCCCGCTACGACAACCTCCGGAGGACCATCTGA
- a CDS encoding nitrilase-related carbon-nitrogen hydrolase produces the protein MPLAMLFPALWAWSQDRAASVAMGYFLAASRGLRQGVASFFGASVWAGILLWGAASVCFVAVHAVLWSPRPGSQKAFCYLITAVLMAVPPFGIVGWAHPIRAAGVLFPGWGWWGLAATATGLLVMTTKAWPVAAIALADAWARLFGLPRVTVFNL, from the coding sequence TTGCCGCTCGCGATGCTGTTTCCAGCGCTCTGGGCGTGGTCGCAGGATCGTGCCGCGTCGGTGGCGATGGGATATTTCCTGGCGGCTTCGCGTGGCTTGCGCCAGGGCGTTGCGAGCTTCTTCGGTGCGTCGGTCTGGGCCGGCATTTTGCTGTGGGGCGCAGCGTCCGTCTGCTTCGTCGCGGTCCATGCCGTCCTATGGAGTCCCCGGCCGGGAAGCCAGAAGGCGTTCTGCTATCTGATCACGGCCGTGCTGATGGCGGTTCCGCCCTTCGGCATCGTCGGATGGGCGCATCCGATCAGGGCGGCCGGCGTGTTGTTTCCCGGATGGGGATGGTGGGGGCTTGCGGCGACCGCAACTGGCCTGCTCGTCATGACGACGAAGGCTTGGCCAGTGGCCGCCATTGCCCTGGCCGATGCTTGGGCCCGGCTGTTCGGTCTTCCCCGCGTCACCGTCTTCAACCTCTGA